The Clostridioides difficile genome has a segment encoding these proteins:
- a CDS encoding SigB/SigF/SigG family RNA polymerase sigma factor gives MKNVANATHYLNMDTKELFNLYNTNKNVDIRNILIERHLYLARLLAKKYINKGVDFEDIYQVASLALIYAIDRYDVEKGFEFSSFATPTIVGEIKKYFRDKVWTLRVPRRIQELSKKISDAKIKLEQENKKHPKVKDIADYIGVSEEDVLEAMEASYGYQPMSLDSSSNDDSEDKDITLIDKIGKEESNFGSIEYEDFINKFIETLNELEVKIFKDRFFFDKTQSSIAKELDISQMTVSRLEKKVVEKLKKEYEKNF, from the coding sequence ATGAAAAATGTAGCTAATGCTACACATTACCTAAATATGGATACAAAAGAACTATTTAATTTATATAATACAAATAAAAACGTAGATATCAGGAATATTCTTATTGAAAGACATCTATATTTAGCAAGGTTGTTAGCTAAGAAGTATATAAACAAGGGTGTTGACTTTGAAGACATATATCAAGTTGCTTCATTAGCATTAATTTATGCTATTGATAGATATGATGTTGAAAAGGGATTTGAATTCTCCAGTTTTGCAACACCAACTATAGTAGGAGAAATTAAAAAATATTTTAGAGATAAAGTATGGACACTTAGAGTACCAAGAAGAATACAAGAATTAAGTAAAAAGATAAGTGATGCGAAAATTAAACTAGAGCAAGAAAATAAAAAACATCCAAAGGTAAAAGACATCGCTGACTATATAGGGGTTAGTGAAGAAGATGTATTAGAAGCTATGGAAGCATCTTATGGTTATCAACCTATGTCTTTAGATTCATCAAGTAATGATGATTCAGAAGACAAAGACATAACTCTTATTGATAAAATAGGAAAAGAAGAAAGTAATTTTGGAAGTATAGAATACGAAGATTTTATTAATAAGTTTATTGAAACTTTAAATGAGTTAGAAGTAAAAATATTTAAAGATAGATTTTTCTTTGATAAAACCCAGTCCAGTATAGCTAAAGAATTAGATATATCCCAGATGACTGTTTCTCGCTTAGAAAAAAAGGT
- a CDS encoding ATP-binding protein gives MACEIIKMEITTNPDYVGIIRLTASGIANKMGFPIDDIEDIKVAVSEACTNAIKHSNDDVFNIVFNILDDAINIEIQDNGKGYDVSSISTPDLENPKESGLGLFIIKTLMDDVDIESECNQGTKIKMTKYLGVDI, from the coding sequence TTGGCTTGTGAAATTATAAAGATGGAAATTACTACAAATCCAGATTATGTAGGTATAATAAGATTAACAGCATCTGGGATTGCAAATAAAATGGGGTTTCCAATAGATGATATAGAAGATATAAAGGTAGCAGTATCAGAGGCATGTACAAATGCAATAAAACACAGTAATGATGATGTATTCAATATAGTATTTAATATTTTAGATGATGCAATTAATATAGAGATTCAAGATAATGGAAAAGGATATGATGTTAGTTCAATAAGTACACCAGATTTAGAGAATCCAAAAGAAAGTGGTCTTGGATTATTTATAATTAAAACTTTAATGGATGATGTAGATATTGAATCAGAATGTAATCAGGGAACAAAAATAAAAATGACTAAGTATTTAGGAGTTGATATTTAA
- a CDS encoding STAS domain-containing protein — protein MSMNIDSNLDSQNKFWNVCIDGELDVSTADKLKEHLHGLIERNMLDVKINLKDLDYIDSTGLGAMIGVLKKLKINEKEIYIVNPKSNVRKIFTITGLDKIFKVEG, from the coding sequence ATGTCTATGAATATAGATTCAAATTTAGATTCTCAAAATAAGTTTTGGAATGTTTGTATTGATGGAGAACTTGATGTTTCTACAGCAGATAAATTAAAAGAACATTTACATGGTTTAATAGAAAGAAACATGTTGGATGTAAAGATTAATCTTAAAGATTTAGATTATATAGATTCTACAGGTTTAGGGGCTATGATAGGTGTTTTAAAAAAACTAAAAATAAATGAAAAAGAGATATACATAGTAAATCCTAAGAGTAATGTTAGGAAAATTTTTACTATAACAGGTCTAGATAAAATATTTAAAGTGGAGGGATAA
- a CDS encoding DUF948 domain-containing protein: MNAWGWQIGAVLVGSSALIVAIYLAKTLNSLNKVVEKAYKIVDYNERHIQDIVENASSISKGIDDIVYVINKILSIGNIFKIIKRK; the protein is encoded by the coding sequence ATGAATGCATGGGGGTGGCAGATAGGAGCAGTATTAGTAGGTAGCTCAGCTCTTATAGTAGCAATTTATTTAGCTAAAACTCTAAATAGTTTGAATAAAGTTGTTGAAAAAGCTTATAAGATTGTAGATTACAATGAAAGACATATACAAGATATTGTTGAAAATGCATCATCAATATCAAAGGGAATAGATGATATAGTTTATGTAATTAATAAGATATTGAGTATAGGTAATATATTTAAAATTATTAAGAGAAAATAG
- a CDS encoding YtxH domain-containing protein, with product MCNKRGCKKGGFLLIGAILGFIFGMFLAPKKGSELRKETKDKFDKVKENPKEVLHETFNDVKERIITLVDDDNNEEDIKISEEDIVISKSFDDEGDVN from the coding sequence ATGTGTAATAAAAGAGGTTGTAAAAAAGGTGGATTTTTATTAATAGGAGCCATTTTAGGTTTTATATTTGGTATGTTTCTTGCACCAAAAAAAGGTTCTGAGTTAAGAAAAGAGACAAAAGATAAGTTTGATAAAGTGAAAGAAAACCCAAAAGAAGTTCTACATGAAACATTTAATGATGTTAAAGAGAGAATAATAACTTTAGTAGATGATGATAATAATGAAGAAGATATAAAAATTTCAGAAGAAGATATAGTAATAAGTAAAAGTTTTGACGACGAGGGAGATGTTAACTAA
- the gyrA gene encoding DNA gyrase subunit A: MEENNKILPIEIAEEMKKSYIDYSMSVIAGRALPDVRDGLKPVHRRILYSMSELNLTPDKPYRKSARIVGDVLGKYHPHGDTAVYFAMVRMAQDFSTRALLVDGHGNFGSVDGDSPAAMRYTEAKMSKLSLELLRDIEKETVDFKPNFDESLKEPSVLPARYPNLLVNGSNGIAVGMATSIPPHNLAEVIDATVHLIDNPECSVDDLIKFVQGPDFPTAAIIMGKENIAEAYRTGRGKVKVRSRAFIEELPKGKQQIIVTEIPYQVNKAKLVERIAELVKEKRIEGISDLRDESNRNGMRIVIELKRDANANIVLNNLYKHSQMEDTFSIIMLALVDGQPRVLNLKQILYHYIKHQEDVVTRRTKFELNKAEARAHILEGLKIALDNIDAVISLIRASKTGQEAKIGLIEKFNLTEIQAQAILDMRLQRLTGLERDKIEAEYEDLIKKINRLKEILADERLLLNVIKDEITIIKENYSDERRTEIRHAEGEIDMRDLISDEEIAITLTHFGYIKRLPSDTYKSQKRGGRGISALTTREEDFVRHLITTTTHSRLLFFTNKGRVFKLNAYEIPEGKRQAKGTAIVNLLQLSADEKIATLIPIDGNDENEYLLLATKNGIVKKTKREEFKNINKSGLIAIGLRDDDELIGVELTDGKQEVLLVTKEGMSIRFDENDIRYMGRTAMGVKGITLSKKDFVVSMNLCSKGTDVLVVSRNGFGKRTNIEEYRSQIRAGKGIKTYNISEKTGTIVGADMVNEDDEIMIINSDGVLIRIRVNEISLFGRVTSGVKLMKTNEEVNVVSIAKINIEEE; the protein is encoded by the coding sequence ATGGAAGAAAATAACAAAATACTCCCTATTGAAATAGCGGAAGAAATGAAAAAATCGTATATTGATTATTCGATGAGTGTTATAGCTGGACGTGCTCTTCCTGATGTTAGAGATGGTCTAAAGCCAGTTCACAGAAGAATACTATACTCAATGAGTGAATTAAACTTAACACCAGATAAACCATATAGAAAGTCAGCCCGTATTGTTGGGGACGTTTTAGGTAAGTACCATCCACATGGAGATACTGCTGTTTATTTTGCAATGGTAAGAATGGCTCAAGACTTTTCAACTAGAGCACTTTTAGTAGATGGTCATGGTAACTTTGGTTCTGTTGATGGAGACTCACCAGCGGCAATGCGTTATACAGAAGCTAAGATGAGTAAATTATCATTGGAATTATTAAGAGATATAGAAAAAGAAACTGTAGATTTTAAGCCAAACTTTGATGAATCATTAAAAGAGCCTTCAGTATTACCAGCAAGATATCCTAATCTATTAGTGAATGGATCTAATGGTATAGCTGTTGGGATGGCAACTTCAATACCTCCACATAATTTAGCTGAAGTAATTGATGCAACAGTACATTTGATTGACAATCCAGAGTGTAGTGTTGATGACTTAATAAAATTTGTACAAGGTCCAGATTTTCCTACAGCTGCAATTATAATGGGTAAAGAGAATATAGCAGAGGCATATAGAACTGGAAGAGGTAAAGTTAAGGTTAGATCTAGAGCTTTTATAGAAGAACTTCCAAAAGGAAAACAACAGATAATAGTCACAGAAATACCTTATCAAGTAAATAAAGCTAAATTAGTTGAGAGAATAGCTGAGTTAGTTAAAGAAAAAAGAATAGAAGGTATATCAGATTTAAGAGATGAAAGTAATAGAAATGGTATGAGAATTGTTATAGAATTAAAGAGAGATGCTAATGCTAATATAGTATTAAATAATCTGTATAAACATTCTCAAATGGAAGACACATTTAGTATAATAATGCTTGCTCTTGTAGATGGCCAACCAAGAGTTTTAAATCTTAAGCAAATACTATATCATTATATTAAACATCAAGAGGATGTTGTCACAAGAAGAACTAAATTTGAATTAAATAAAGCTGAGGCAAGAGCACATATTTTAGAAGGATTAAAAATTGCTTTAGATAATATAGATGCTGTTATAAGCTTGATAAGAGCTTCAAAAACAGGTCAAGAAGCTAAGATAGGTTTAATAGAAAAATTTAATCTAACTGAGATTCAAGCTCAAGCCATACTAGATATGAGACTTCAAAGACTTACAGGTCTAGAAAGAGATAAGATAGAAGCTGAATATGAAGATTTAATAAAGAAAATAAATAGATTAAAAGAAATTTTGGCTGATGAAAGATTACTTTTAAATGTAATAAAAGATGAAATTACAATAATAAAAGAAAATTATTCTGATGAAAGAAGAACAGAAATAAGACATGCTGAAGGTGAGATAGATATGAGAGATCTTATAAGTGATGAAGAAATAGCCATAACGCTTACTCACTTTGGATATATAAAAAGACTTCCATCTGATACTTACAAGAGTCAAAAAAGAGGTGGAAGAGGTATCTCAGCACTTACAACTAGAGAAGAAGATTTTGTAAGACATTTGATAACTACAACTACTCATAGTAGATTACTGTTCTTTACAAATAAGGGTAGAGTATTTAAATTAAATGCATATGAAATACCTGAAGGTAAGAGACAAGCAAAAGGAACTGCGATAGTAAACTTACTTCAATTATCAGCAGATGAAAAGATTGCAACTTTAATACCTATAGATGGTAATGATGAAAATGAATATTTATTACTTGCAACTAAAAATGGTATCGTTAAAAAGACTAAACGAGAAGAGTTTAAAAATATAAATAAATCTGGTCTTATTGCAATAGGTTTAAGAGATGATGATGAACTTATTGGAGTAGAGTTAACAGATGGAAAACAGGAAGTACTTTTAGTAACTAAAGAAGGTATGTCTATAAGATTTGATGAAAATGATATAAGATATATGGGTAGAACAGCAATGGGTGTAAAAGGTATAACTTTGAGCAAAAAAGACTTTGTTGTATCTATGAATCTTTGTAGTAAAGGCACAGATGTATTAGTTGTCAGCAGAAATGGTTTTGGTAAAAGAACAAATATAGAAGAGTATAGAAGCCAAATAAGAGCTGGAAAAGGAATCAAAACTTATAACATATCTGAAAAAACTGGTACAATTGTTGGTGCAGATATGGTCAATGAAGATGATGAGATAATGATTATAAATTCTGATGGAGTTCTTATTAGGATAAGAGTTAATGAAATTTCACTATTTGGAAGAGTTACAAGTGGTGTTAAATTAATGAAAACTAATGAAGAAGTGAATGTAGTTTCGATTGCTAAAATAAATATTGAAGAAGAATAG
- the gyrB gene encoding DNA topoisomerase (ATP-hydrolyzing) subunit B encodes MKQEYGASQIQVLEGLEAVRKRPGMYIGSTSPRGLHHLVYEVVDNSIDEALQGYCSNIYVSINEDGSILVKDDGRGIPVETHPKTGKSTLETVLTNLHAGGKFGGGGYKVSGGLHGVGVSVVNALSKWMIAEVYLNGKIYKQTYEKGLPTSKIEVVGESQSTGTIIQFMPDATIFDEIEFKYETLEYRLRELSFLNKGIKIVFEDKRENQEKRKEFHYTGGLVEYIKYLNKSRTGIHDDIVYIDKKVDDCFVELAMQYTDGYTENIYSFANNINTHEGGAHLSGFKAALTKTVNDYAKRNKFLKENDVNLLGEDIREGLTAVVSVKLPEPQFEGQTKTKLGNSFMRGVVDSVTVDELGSFLEENPATARIIVDKALRAQRAREAAKKARELTRRKSVLESTSLPGKLADCAEKDPAKSEIFLVEGDSAGGSAKQGRDRNSQAILPLRGKILNVEKSRLDRILSSDEIKNMITAYGCGIGEDFDIDKARYHKIIIMTDADVDGAHIRTLLLTFFFRYMRPLIDEGYVYAAQPPLYKVTKQKKEHYVYSDKELNILLDEIGRNGAELQRYKGLGEMNAEQLWDTTMNPDTRTLLQVTVEDAAIADEVFSMLMGDKVAPRKEFIEENARFVRNLDI; translated from the coding sequence ATGAAACAAGAATACGGTGCAAGTCAGATACAGGTATTAGAGGGATTAGAAGCCGTTAGAAAAAGACCAGGTATGTATATTGGTAGTACAAGCCCGAGAGGTTTACACCACTTAGTTTATGAAGTTGTAGATAATAGTATAGATGAGGCTTTACAAGGATATTGTTCAAATATATATGTATCTATTAATGAAGATGGCAGTATTTTAGTAAAAGATGACGGAAGAGGTATCCCAGTCGAAACACATCCTAAGACTGGAAAATCGACTTTAGAAACAGTATTAACTAATCTTCATGCAGGAGGAAAATTTGGAGGCGGAGGATATAAAGTATCTGGAGGTCTTCATGGTGTTGGTGTTTCTGTAGTTAATGCATTATCAAAATGGATGATAGCAGAAGTTTATTTAAATGGAAAAATATACAAACAGACATATGAAAAAGGTCTACCAACATCTAAGATTGAGGTAGTTGGAGAATCTCAAAGTACAGGAACAATAATTCAATTTATGCCTGACGCTACTATATTTGATGAAATAGAATTTAAATATGAAACATTGGAATATAGACTTAGAGAACTTTCTTTTTTAAATAAAGGAATAAAAATAGTATTTGAAGATAAAAGAGAAAATCAAGAAAAAAGAAAAGAATTTCACTATACAGGTGGTCTAGTAGAATATATTAAGTATTTAAATAAATCTAGAACTGGAATACATGATGACATAGTTTATATAGATAAAAAAGTTGACGATTGTTTTGTCGAATTGGCTATGCAATATACGGATGGTTATACAGAGAACATATATTCTTTTGCGAATAATATAAATACACATGAAGGAGGAGCTCATTTAAGTGGATTTAAAGCAGCTCTTACTAAAACTGTAAATGATTACGCTAAGAGAAATAAATTCTTAAAAGAAAATGATGTTAACTTACTGGGTGAAGATATAAGAGAAGGACTTACAGCTGTAGTATCAGTTAAATTACCAGAACCTCAATTTGAAGGACAAACTAAAACAAAACTAGGTAATAGTTTTATGAGAGGTGTAGTTGATAGTGTAACAGTTGATGAACTTGGTTCTTTCTTAGAGGAGAATCCTGCAACAGCTAGAATAATAGTTGATAAAGCTCTGAGAGCACAGAGAGCTAGAGAAGCTGCAAAGAAAGCAAGAGAATTAACAAGAAGAAAGAGTGTTTTAGAAAGCACATCTTTACCTGGAAAATTAGCAGATTGTGCAGAGAAAGACCCTGCTAAAAGTGAAATATTCTTAGTCGAAGGAGATTCAGCGGGAGGTTCAGCAAAACAAGGTAGAGATAGAAATAGCCAAGCTATACTTCCATTAAGAGGTAAGATACTTAATGTCGAAAAATCAAGACTAGACAGGATATTATCTTCAGACGAAATAAAAAATATGATAACAGCTTATGGTTGTGGTATAGGAGAAGATTTTGATATAGATAAGGCTAGATATCATAAAATCATAATTATGACCGATGCCGATGTAGATGGAGCTCATATAAGAACTTTACTACTAACATTCTTCTTTAGATACATGAGACCTCTTATAGACGAGGGGTATGTTTATGCAGCACAACCTCCTTTATATAAAGTAACAAAGCAAAAAAAGGAACATTATGTTTATTCAGATAAAGAGTTAAATATTTTATTAGATGAAATTGGAAGAAATGGTGCAGAGCTTCAAAGATATAAAGGTCTTGGAGAGATGAATGCAGAGCAATTATGGGATACTACTATGAATCCTGATACAAGAACTTTACTGCAAGTAACTGTAGAAGATGCTGCAATTGCAGATGAAGTATTTTCAATGCTTATGGGTGATAAGGTTGCTCCAAGAAAAGAGTTTATAGAAGAAAATGCAAGATTCGTTAGAAACTTAGATATATAG
- the recF gene encoding DNA replication/repair protein RecF, whose protein sequence is MKLKSLQLVNFRNYEKLHLEFNGKVNLLVGKNGQGKTNIVESIYMLSFGKSFRTNKDREMVRFNSENLYVGGSFSKYNKYSLIELIIGKDKKGIRINKVPLQKMQELLGNLNVVIFSPEDLRLVKEGPKERRTFIDKEISQIIPKYYNYLTNYNKILSQRSRVLKSIHVDEALLDVYDDTLAKYGSYIYILRRDFIKKIANISEHMHMNLTNGVEKLSIKYKAQINITDEDTIETVYNKFLAKLSSNRPNDIESRTTRYGIHKDDLNIFINDLDARLFGSQGQQRTASISLKLSEIELIKNEVEEYPVLILDDVFSELDEARQKLLVNNLSNVQMFITSAEISHKKIFDEKDVTIFNIENGNVISIENGGN, encoded by the coding sequence GTGAAACTTAAAAGTTTGCAGCTTGTTAATTTTAGAAATTATGAAAAGTTGCATCTGGAATTTAATGGAAAAGTGAATCTTCTTGTTGGAAAAAATGGTCAAGGAAAGACAAATATAGTAGAATCTATTTATATGCTTTCTTTTGGCAAATCATTTAGAACCAACAAAGATAGAGAAATGGTTAGATTTAATAGTGAAAATTTATATGTTGGAGGAAGTTTTTCAAAATATAATAAATATAGTCTAATAGAGCTAATTATTGGAAAAGATAAAAAGGGGATACGAATAAATAAAGTCCCTTTGCAAAAAATGCAGGAATTACTTGGCAACTTAAATGTTGTCATATTTTCACCTGAAGATTTAAGACTGGTTAAAGAGGGTCCTAAAGAGAGAAGGACTTTCATAGATAAAGAGATTAGCCAAATTATTCCTAAATATTATAATTATCTTACTAATTACAATAAAATACTTTCTCAAAGAAGTAGAGTGCTAAAAAGCATTCATGTTGATGAAGCTTTATTAGATGTATATGACGATACACTAGCAAAATATGGAAGTTATATTTATATTTTACGTAGAGACTTTATAAAAAAAATCGCTAATATATCTGAACATATGCATATGAATTTGACTAATGGAGTTGAAAAATTATCAATAAAATATAAAGCTCAAATAAATATAACTGATGAAGATACTATAGAAACAGTATATAATAAATTTTTAGCCAAGTTGTCATCAAATAGACCTAATGATATAGAATCTAGAACTACTAGATATGGTATACACAAAGATGACTTAAACATATTCATAAATGATTTAGATGCAAGACTTTTTGGTTCACAAGGTCAACAAAGAACTGCTTCAATATCATTAAAGCTATCAGAAATAGAATTAATAAAAAATGAGGTTGAAGAATACCCAGTATTAATTTTAGATGATGTTTTTAGTGAGTTAGATGAAGCAAGACAAAAACTTTTAGTAAATAATTTAAGCAATGTTCAAATGTTTATAACAAGTGCTGAAATTTCACATAAAAAAATATTTGATGAAAAGGATGTTACAATATTTAATATTGAAAATGGCAATGTTATTAGCATAGAGAATGGAGGAAATTAA
- the yaaA gene encoding S4 domain-containing protein YaaA: MTEITIESDYIKLDQFLKLAEIASTGGHAKFLIQEGLVTVNDEIELRRGKKIKSGDIVEIEGTKIKVL; this comes from the coding sequence ATGACTGAAATAACTATAGAATCAGACTATATAAAGTTAGATCAATTCCTAAAATTAGCAGAGATTGCATCAACTGGAGGTCATGCAAAATTTTTAATTCAAGAAGGTTTAGTGACAGTAAATGATGAAATAGAATTAAGAAGAGGAAAAAAGATAAAATCAGGAGATATAGTTGAGATAGAAGGAACTAAAATAAAAGTATTGTAA
- the dnaN gene encoding DNA polymerase III subunit beta has protein sequence MKIICNQKILANRIGIAQKAINGKTTIELLKGILISTEEGQLKLTGYDAEIGIETYVQAEIIEKGDVVVDARLFGDIIRKLPDSFVEIETDSENNIYINCVNSRFKIKGYAAKEFPKLPELNEEDLYSIPQELLKNMIKQTVFAISQDQTKPVLMGELLEIVDKNLNLVAIDGYRLAVKSCSVDSLTENIKVIIPGKTLIDVNSLLSGEDNVKVGFNEKNAIFIINDTKIITRLLEGDFIDYKKLLPREHNSRVKLNTKELLNSIERASLLSQSEKNNLIKLSIRDKVMAITSNTEKGNVYEEVEIDLDGDYLDIAFNSRYFIEGLKNIDNEEIFIEFTTNVNPCIIKPTDDINYIYLLLPVRISSNI, from the coding sequence TTGAAAATAATTTGTAATCAAAAAATCCTAGCAAATAGAATCGGGATTGCTCAAAAAGCTATTAATGGAAAAACAACTATAGAACTATTAAAGGGTATACTTATATCTACAGAAGAAGGTCAATTAAAACTTACTGGATATGATGCAGAGATAGGAATAGAAACTTATGTACAAGCGGAGATTATAGAAAAAGGTGATGTTGTTGTAGATGCAAGATTGTTTGGAGATATAATTAGAAAATTACCAGATTCTTTTGTTGAGATAGAAACAGATTCAGAGAATAATATTTACATAAATTGTGTAAATTCAAGATTTAAAATTAAAGGATATGCAGCTAAAGAATTTCCTAAGCTTCCAGAATTAAATGAAGAAGATTTATATAGCATACCTCAAGAACTCCTAAAAAATATGATTAAACAAACTGTATTTGCTATTTCACAAGACCAAACAAAACCTGTTTTAATGGGAGAACTTCTAGAAATTGTAGATAAAAATTTAAATTTAGTAGCAATTGATGGCTATAGATTGGCTGTAAAAAGCTGCTCAGTTGATAGTTTAACTGAAAATATAAAGGTAATAATTCCAGGAAAGACACTTATAGATGTAAATAGCTTGCTTTCTGGAGAAGATAATGTTAAAGTTGGATTTAACGAAAAAAATGCTATTTTTATAATTAATGATACAAAAATTATTACAAGATTACTTGAAGGAGATTTTATTGATTATAAAAAATTATTGCCAAGAGAGCACAACAGCAGAGTGAAGTTAAATACTAAAGAACTTTTAAACAGTATAGAGAGAGCATCTTTATTGTCTCAATCAGAAAAAAATAATCTTATAAAATTATCTATAAGGGATAAAGTAATGGCAATTACTTCCAATACAGAAAAAGGAAATGTATATGAAGAAGTTGAAATAGATTTAGATGGAGATTATTTAGATATAGCCTTTAACTCTAGATATTTTATTGAAGGATTGAAAAACATAGATAATGAGGAAATATTTATAGAATTTACTACAAATGTAAATCCTTGTATAATTAAACCAACAGATGATATTAATTATATTTACTTATTGCTTCCAGTAAGAATATCATCCAATATATAG
- the dnaA gene encoding chromosomal replication initiator protein DnaA: MMDIVSLWDKTLQLIKGDLTSVSFNTFFKNIVPLKIHLNDLILLAPSDFNKDILENRYLHLIEDAINQLSLKKYNIKFVLSEKEVADLNSDSTDLNYRVLYPNLNPKYTFDTFVIGNSNRFAHAACVAVAESPAKAYNPLFLYGGVGLGKTHLMHAIGHHIVSQKKDSKVVYVSSEKFTNELINSIKDDKNEEFRNKYRNVDVLLIDDIQFIAGKERTQEEFFHTFNTLHEANKQIIISSDRPPKDIPTLEDRLRSRFEMGLITDIQAPDFETRIAILRKKAQLERIEVPNEVMSYIAKNIKSNIRELEGALTRVVAYSSLSNRVISFDLATEALKDIITTSKSEEINVLRIKEKVSSVFNLKMEDFNSKKRTRSIAYPRQIAMYLTRELTDLSLPKIGEEFGGRDHTTVIHAHDKVSKDIEESEEIKTKIDKIISDLKG; encoded by the coding sequence ATTATGGATATAGTTTCTTTATGGGACAAAACCCTACAATTAATAAAAGGTGACTTAACTTCAGTAAGTTTTAATACCTTTTTTAAAAACATCGTACCATTAAAAATACATCTTAATGACTTGATACTGCTAGCTCCTAGTGATTTCAATAAAGATATTCTAGAAAATAGATATTTGCATTTGATTGAAGATGCTATAAATCAACTGTCATTAAAAAAGTATAATATTAAATTTGTATTGAGCGAAAAAGAAGTTGCTGACCTAAATTCTGATAGTACAGACTTAAATTATAGAGTACTTTACCCTAACCTGAATCCAAAATACACATTTGATACGTTCGTTATTGGTAATAGCAATAGATTCGCTCATGCTGCATGTGTTGCAGTTGCTGAATCTCCTGCTAAAGCTTACAATCCACTTTTTTTGTATGGAGGGGTTGGCTTAGGTAAAACTCATTTAATGCACGCTATTGGACATCACATAGTCAGCCAAAAAAAGGATTCAAAAGTTGTTTATGTTTCTTCAGAAAAATTTACTAATGAACTTATAAACTCTATAAAAGATGATAAAAATGAAGAATTTAGAAATAAATATAGAAACGTAGATGTCTTATTAATTGATGATATTCAATTTATAGCTGGAAAAGAAAGAACTCAAGAAGAGTTTTTCCATACATTTAATACTCTTCATGAGGCAAATAAGCAGATAATTATCTCTAGTGATAGACCACCAAAAGATATACCTACACTAGAAGATAGATTAAGATCGAGATTTGAAATGGGGCTTATAACTGATATTCAAGCACCAGACTTTGAAACAAGAATTGCTATACTTAGAAAAAAGGCTCAACTAGAGCGTATAGAAGTGCCAAATGAAGTTATGTCATATATAGCAAAAAATATTAAGTCAAATATAAGGGAACTAGAAGGTGCCCTAACTAGAGTAGTTGCTTACTCTTCTCTTAGTAATAGAGTGATATCTTTTGACCTTGCTACAGAAGCTTTAAAAGATATTATAACCACTTCTAAAAGTGAAGAAATCAATGTGCTTAGAATAAAAGAAAAAGTTTCTTCTGTATTTAATTTAAAAATGGAAGATTTTAATTCTAAAAAAAGAACTCGTTCCATAGCTTATCCAAGACAAATAGCTATGTATTTAACGCGCGAACTTACTGATTTATCTCTTCCTAAAATAGGCGAAGAATTTGGAGGAAGAGATCATACAACAGTAATTCATGCTCATGACAAAGTATCTAAAGACATAGAAGAAAGTGAAGAAATTAAGACTAAAATAGACAAAATTATATCAGATTTAAAGGGATAA
- the rpmH gene encoding 50S ribosomal protein L34 produces MSKRTYQPKKRQRSKEHGFRKRMKTSNGRNVLKRRRAKGRNRLTH; encoded by the coding sequence ATGAGTAAAAGAACTTATCAACCAAAAAAGAGACAAAGAAGTAAAGAACATGGTTTCAGAAAAAGAATGAAGACGTCTAACGGAAGAAACGTGTTAAAAAGAAGAAGAGCTAAAGGAAGAAATAGATTAACTCATTAA